The region TATTAAAATAATCTTTAAAATAAATAATTCAAATTAACTTTAAGTGGATATAATATATATAGCTCTTAGAAAGGAGATGTTAATTTTGGATGATCAAATAAAACAACGTGTAAAAACAATGAGGTATGGTGGAATTAAATATGTGAATAATGTTCCTCGTGAAGAGATAGCGAATTTTATTGATGAACTTCCAGAGGAAAAACGCGACAGCATGGCTGAAGTTACACAGATACTAAAGGATGAAGGCTTGATAAGTCTTATTCCAAATGATGAGCCAAGCCCTCCTTGTTAATTTTAGATTATATCAATAATTTGTATTTTTTTGCAGGATTTTTGATTAGCTTCAAGAATAATTAAAAGAGACTAATAGGGAGAGAGAAATTGGCTTAGTTTAATATATATTATGGGGGGAGATAAGTTTGTCAAAGATAATTGATGGCAAAGGAATTGCAGTACAAATTAGAAAAGATTTAAAAAAAGAAGTAAATGAGCTTGAAAAAGAAGGGAGAGTTCCAGGTTTAACTGTTGTATTAGTTGGGGATGATCCTGCATCAGAAACATATGTTAAATACAAAGAACGAGCTGCTAATGAAATAGGTATTAGATCTAATATAATCAAAAAAAGTAAAGATACTACTCAGGAAGAATTATTAGAAGTGATAGACAAATTGAACAAAGATAATAAGGTGGATGGTATATTAGTACAATTACCATTACCTAATCAAATAGATGAAGGAGCAATTATTGAAGCAATTGATCCTAGTAAAGATGTTGATGGTTTCCATCCAATTAATACTGGCAGATTATTTAGTGGACAAAAAGAAAAATTGTTTTTTGAAGCATGTACACCTAAAGGCATTATTGAATTGTTGGATAGAGAGGGAATAGAAATAGAAGGAAAAAAAGCCGTAGTAGTAGGTAGAAGTAATATTGTAGGTAAACCAATAGCTCATTTATTGTTAGAAAAAAATGCTACTGTAACTATTTGTCACTCTAGAACCAGTAATTTAGCCAAAGAAACATTAGATGCAGATATTATAATTGCTGCTGTAGGTAGAGCAGAATTTATTAAAGGGGATATGATTAAAACGGACTCTGTAGTAATAGATGTAGGAATAAATCGTGTAGGCAAAAAGTTGATAGGTGATGTTGATTTTGATGAAGTTAGCAAAAAAGCTTCTTATATTACACCAGTTCCTGGTGGAGTAGGACCTATGACTATAGCTATGTTGATGGAGAATACTGTAAAAGCAAGGAGACACCATGGTGTATAATTCCAAAGTTCACCAGAATGGGGTTTGTTAATGGAGAAAAACATTTTTACAATTACAGATATAACTAAATATATAAAGAGACTATTGACTAATGATACAATATTGAGTGATTTTTGGCTTACAGGTGAAATTTCTAATTTTCATCATCATGGTTCAGGACATATGTATTTTACATTAAAAGATGAGAATTCATGTATTTCATCTATTATGTTTAGAGGTCATAATAGTCGCTTAAAATATGAAGTAGAAAATGGAATGAAAGTAATCGCCCATGGTTATATAAGTATATATGAGCCAAGGGGTACATATCAATTATATATCGATCAACTTGAACCAGCTGGTAAAGGGGCTTTATATCTGGCTTATGAACAATTGAAAATGAAGTTAGAAAAGGAAGGCTTATTTGATGAAAGGCATAAAAAAAAGATTCCTGTTTTGCCTAAAAAAATAGGGATTATAACCTCGCCTACTGGTGCTGCTATCAGAGATATCATTTCTGTTGTCAAAAGGAGATTTGATAATGTTTCTGCGTTAATTGTTCCTTCATTGGTACAGGGGGAAAATGCAAGCGCACAATTAGTACAAGCTATTGATTATTTGAATAAGCGTAATGATATAGACCTTATAATTATAAGTAGAGGGGGAGGCTCAATAGAAGATTTATGGCCTTTTAACGAAGAAAATTTAGCTAGAGCAGTCTATAATTCTTCTATACCTATAATTAGTGGTGTAGGTCATGAAACAGATTTTACTATTGTTGATTTTGTAGCAGATCTAAGAGCTGCAACCCCGTCTGCAGCTGCAGAATTAGCAATTTCTTCACGCAATGAATTGGAAAAATATCTAGATAATCTTTACAATAGAATAATTAATAATATTCAATATAAAATAGAGGATAGAAAAAAGAAGCTAGTTAATCTAAGCCATAAAAGAGTACTTATGAACCCAGAAGAATTACTGGCAAAAAAGATTCAAAGAATTGATGATCTTAGTAGGAGAATAGAATGGCAAATGGATAAAATATATAAGGAATCCAATGAAAAGCTTAGAATCTTAGCAGCGAGAATGGAGAGTTTGAACCCCTTAAAGACATTGGCTCGAGGTTATTCTATAAGTATAAAAAATAATAAAACAATTACTGATATAAAAAATGTTAATATTGGTGATCTTCTAGAAACTAAATTGACTAATGGTAAAATATATAGCAAAGTAATAGATGTGGAGGAGGTTGAAAATGGCTGATTCGGAAATGAAATTTGAAAAAGCTGTAGAGGATTTAGAAAAAATAGTAGAAGAACTAGAAGATGGTGGTTTAGCTTTAGATAAATCATTAGATAAGTTTACAGAAGGAATTAAGCTTATTAAATACTGTAATCAAGAACTTAATAAAGCAGAAAAAAAGATAGAAATGGTGGTAAGTGAGGATGGTAGTTATTCTGAAACTATCCCCTTTGAAGATAAGGAGGAGAAAGATTGAAAGATATCAAAAAAAAATTAAAAGCTTATGCATTGGAAGCTGATGAAGTATTAGAAAGTTTATTTAAAGATGAAGAGGAATATATTGCCAAAACACTTATTTCCTCAATGAAATATACTCTTTTTTCAGGAGGAAAAAGACTAAGACCTATATTAACTAGAATGGTTGCAGAAATGTTGGATGCTAATATGGAAAGTGCTTTACAGCTTGGAGCAGCAATTGAAATGATTCATACTTATTCACTGATTCATGATGATTTGCCCAGTATGGATGATGACAAGTATAGGAGGGGGAAAGAAACTAACCATCGAGTTTATGGCCCAGGGATAGCTATTTTGGCTGGTGATGGCCTACTAACATATGCTTTCAATGTTTTAAGTAAACTGCCTTTGGCTGCTGATAAAATCATTAAAATAATTGAATTAGTAAGTGAAGGTGCTGGAATTGAAGGAATGGTAGGAGGACAGGTTCTTGATTTAGAGGCAGAAAATAAAGCAATAAGCTTAGAAGAAATGAAAGCAATACACAGAGCTAAAACTGGTGCATTATTTAGAACATCTATTTTAGCTGCTGCATATTGTGGAGAAACAAGTAAAAAAGAAATAGAAGCATTGGAAATATATGCCGAGAATTTAGGGCTGACATTTCAGATTACAGATGATATACTAGACGTTATTGGCAATGAAGAAAAATTAGGAAAGAAGACTGGTAGTGATGAAAAGTTAGATAAATCAACTTATCCTAAATTGTTGGGATTAGAAGGTGCTAAAAAAGAGGCAAGAAAAAATGCTGAATTAGCTAAAGAAGCAATAGACATATTTGACAGCGAGTCACAAGATTTAAAAGATTTAATTGATTTTATTCTTAGTAGACAATCATAATTGAAACTTATATTATATGTGTTATAATATATATATATTATTTGGTGTTTATGGATGGTGCAGTATTCTAGTCAATACACTATTTTTGAAGACGGGCCTAAAAATCCGTTGAGGGCACATCGATGAAGTTCCTGGTATTTGCTGCTGACGCCCAGTCGGGGGCTTTTGCTGGGAGTTAAGGGTTAGGGGCGATCCACAATGGCATGTGGGCGTAGACCCCTTTCCCGTGGAGGTCTGAGCTTTAATGGAAAAGTTCAGTGAACCTGTATCTGTTGAAAGATGGGTGCAGTGTAGCCTGCTTTGAGTGATAGTGGGGGACAGTAATTGTATATAAAACATCTAGGATCCAGATGTGTTATATTCTTATTTATTGGAAACCATTATTGCAAAAGAAGCTAGAAAATAGAATAGTATTGTTAAGGAAAACTTCTAGACTGCTGACATTGTCTAATATAACAGGGATTAAAGTGCGGTCTGAGTGGTGATTCAGTTCTGTTAAGGGTGACCGACAGCCGAAGTATTAAAGGGAAACCGCCAGTCTGGTAACAACTGGTTATTTCGGGGGAAAACCTACTGGACCTAAGCCGCAGCGTTTATCTGTTATATACCATCCATAAACTAAGATTATTTTAATAATAGTTTATCCAAATTTAATAAATTGTAATCTTACAAATAAGGGTGATTTTTATATTAATAAAAAATCTTAAAGCTAGTTTACTTATTACTCTCATTACATTTTTAATTGCTATTTTGGTTACACTAATTTCACAGACAACTGTAGAATATGTTGCTCTATTACCTGCTGTTTTAATTTTACTAATAGTGATTTTTGTAGGAATAATATCTGATATGGTGGGTGTAGCTGCTACAGTGGCTAAAAGAGAAACTTTTAATGCTAAGGCAGCTAAAAAAGTTTTTGGAGCTAGTAATACACTCTTTTTATTAAACCATTCTGAGAGGGTAGCTAGTTTGATGTGTGATATAGTTGGCGATATTTGTGGAACCGTGAGTGGCGCTATTGGAATTGTTATTGTTTTAAGGATAGTTAATTCCTGGGGTGGTTCACAAACAGTAATTAATTTGCTCATTATTGCTATGGTATCTGCATTAACAGTAGGAGGCAAAGCTTTTTTTAAGACATACGGAATTAGGAAAGCAGACGAGATTATATTTTTTGTTGGAAGAATATTGGCAAGTTTTCAATATATCGCTAGAACAATCGGTTCAAACTTACGAGGTGAAAAATAATGGGAAGTTTATTGGATAAAATCAATTCTCCAGGAGATTTAAAATCTTTAAATATTGATCAGTTGAACATATTAGCAGAAGAATTAAGAAATTTTATAATTTATACAGTGTCAGATACAGGAGGACATCTAGCATCAAACCTAGGTGTCGTAGAGTTAACTATTGCAATGCATTACCATTTAAACAGCCCTAAAGATAAAATTATATGGGATGTGGGACACCAATCATATCCCCATAAAATACTAACTGGACGTAGGGAACAGTTTGATACAATTAGACAGTACAAAGGTTTAAGCGGATATCCTAAAAGTCAAGAAAGTATTCATGATATTATAGAAACAGGTCATAGTAGTACTTCGATTTCTGCGGCATTAGGTCTTGCACTAGCTAGAGATTTGAAAAAAAGAAATGACCGTATTTATGCGGTAATTGGTGATGGTGCTTTAACTGCAGGTATGGCTTTTGAAGCTTTAAATCATGCAGGTCATCTAGGTACTAATCTAACTGTAATCCTTAATGATAACGGTATGTCTATAGCTCCAAATGTTGGTGCTTTATCTCATTATCTATCAAATATTAGGATAGATCCTCGGGTACATAAAATGAAAGAAGATCTTGAATTTATAATCAGTAAAATACCTAAAATTGGATCAACAGTATCAAATAGTGTAGAACGAATTAAAGATGGTCTTAAATATATGTTTCTTTCAGGGATACTTTTTGAGGAAATGGGATTTACTTATATTGGACCACTAAATGGTCATAACACTGATGAATTAATAAATAATTTTAAAAAAGCTGATTTAGTAGAAGGACCAGTTTTAATCCATGTTAATACAAAGAAAGGTAAAGGATATAAACCTGCAGAAAATCAACCTTCTAAATTTCACGGTGTAAGTCCATTTCAAATAGCTAATGGAGAAAGTAAAGCCGAAAAGAAAAAATTAACATATAGCCAAATCTTTGGCAAGACAATGAATAAAATTGCAAAAGATGATGAAGATTTACTTGGAATTACTGCAGCAATGCCAGTGGGAACTGGTTTGGATATATTTCGAGATCAGTATCAAGAAAGATTTTTTGATGTTGGTATAGCAGAACAACATGCAGTTACTTTAGCAAGTGGATTAGCAAAAGGTGGTAAAAAACCTGTAGTTGCTTTATACTCATCCTTCTTACAAAGAGCATATGATCAAGTAATTCATGATCTATGTATTCCAAATCTACCTGTTACTATAGCAATAGATCGGAGTGGATTGGTAGGAAGTGATGGTGAAACACATCAAGGAACTTATGATCTTTCGTTTTTAAGAATTGTACCTAATATGACAATAATGGCTCCTCGGGATGAGAATCTATTACAACATATGTTATATACAGCAGTAAATTTAAATAGTCCTGCTGCAATAAGGTATCCTAGAGGTGAGATAATTGGTGTTGATATGGATACTAATCTTAAGAACTTAGCATTAGGTAAAGCAGAGCAATTAAGGGATGGTAAAGATTTATTGATTATTGCAGTTGGCTCAACTGTATATCCGTCTTTAGAAGCTGCTAATCTTTTAAGTAAACAGGGTATAGAAGCAACAGTTATTGATATAAGATTTATTAAACCATTAGACAAAGAATTAATTCTAGAAAAGGTAAATGAAATTTCTAATATAATAGTTGTAGAAGAACAAGCCTTAATGGGTGGATTAGGTAGTGCTGTACTAGAACTTTTGAGTGATAATTGTATTAATGATTTAAACTTTAAAAGGATAGGAATTCCTGATGTGTTTGTAGAACATGGTTCTCAAAGTAAAATGCGATCTATCTATAACTTAGATAGCAGTGGCATATTTCAAGAGGCGTTAGAATTAATGAGTAGAAAGGCGGAAGTATCAAAATGGCCTCGAAAAAACGCTTAGATTCATTAGTAGTTGAAAGAGGATTTTTTGAAAACCGAAGCCAAGCTAAAAGAGCAATAATGGCCGGGATGATAATCGTAGATGGTCAATTAGTAGATAAGGCAGGAACTCAAGTAAAAACAGATGTTAAGATTGGCCTAAAAGGAGAAATAAGCCCTTACGTAAGTAGGGGAGGTTTGAAATTAGAGAAGGCTTTAAAAGTTTTTGCTCTCAATCCTGAGAATAAAGAAGCAATTGATATTGGAGCTTCCACAGGAGGTTTTACTGATTGTTTATTACAAAACGGAGCATCTAAAGTATATGCGATTGATGTAGGGTATGGACAATTAGCCTGGAAACTAAGACAGGATAAACGGGTGGAAGTAATTGAAAGAACTAATTTTCGTTACTTAAGTAAAGAACAATTAGCAGTTGAGGTTCCTGTCATAGTTACTGATGTTTCCTTTATTTCTTTGAGATTAATAATTCCAGCTGCATTAAAATTTTTAGATGATGATGGAGATATAATAGCTCTTATTAAGCCCCAGTTTGAAGCTGGGCCTGATAGAGTAGGTAAAAATGGTCTAGTTAGGGATAAGAATGTCCATATGGATGTGATTCTGGAACTTATGGATTTTTTTAAAGAAATTAATTTGAAAGTACTTGGACTTAATTTTTCTCCTATAATGGGTGCAAATAGTAAAAATATTGAGTTTTTAGTTCATCTAAAAAAAGCTTTAGACCATGATGAAGACTTTATAACTCTTTATGGTCATTCAAACAATCATGATATAAGTGATTATGTGAAGAATCTAGTTGAAGAAGCTCATAATAGCTTGGAGAGGAGTTGATTTTATTCCTGCTATAGCATTAGTAATAAATACACAAAAAGATAAAGCTTTTAAACTTGCTGAAAAAGTTATAAAATGGCTCATAAGCAGAGAAATGACTTTTTATATTGAAAAGCAATCTGCTAAATATATGAATTATGAAAAAGGATATTCTTATAGAGATTTAAAAGATAAGGCTGACATTGTAATTGTAATTGGTGGTGATGGTACTTTTTTACATACTGCTCATTATTTTTTTGGAACCTCTATTCCATTATTAGGGATTAATATTGGAAGATTAGGTTTTTTAACAGAAATTGAAACAGATGAGATTGAGCTAGCATTGGAAAGTTTAAAATCTGGGAATTATAATATAGAAAAGAGAATGATTTTAGAAGCTAAAGTAATTAATAATAAAAAAGTAGTTTATCATAATTTTGCCCTTAATGATTTTGTTATACATAGAAGTGAACATGCTCGTCTAGTTTCAATAAATCTATTTATAAATAATGAAACTATTAGTTCTTATAGAGCAGACGGTATCATAATTGCTACCCCAACAGGTTCAACTGCTTATTCATTATCTGCAGGAGGCCCAATTATTAATCCATCCATAAGGACTATGATTATTACACCTATATGTCCTCATAACTTGTATATAAGACCTATGTTAATCTCAGACCAAGAAAACATAACACTAAAGGTTGATGGTGACTATAGTATGAGTTTTACTGCTGATGGATCTTATGATTATGCTATTAAACCTGGTGATGATATATATATAAATGTTGCAAAAAATGAATTGTGCGTTGTTAAACTTCCAGGGAAGACCTTTTATTCAATTTTGCATGAAAAAATGAAAGTAGGTCTAGTTTGAAAGGAGATCAATGATGAAAAGTAAACGACACTTAAAAATAATAGATATCATTAAATCAGAAGAAGTAGGAACACAAGAAGAATTGGTAGATAGACTAAGAAGTAGTGGTATTGATGTTACACAGGCAACTATCTCTAGAGATATAAAGAAATTAGGCTTAATAAAGGTGCCTGATGGATATGGTGCTTATAAATATTCATTGCCTAGTGAACGTAAACAAACAGATATACATAGTTGGCTAAAGAGAATGTTCAGAGATTTTGTAGTAAATATGGATTATAGCGAAAATATTATTGTTTTAAATACCTTACCAGGTACTGCTAATGGACTTGGTTCAGCAATTGATAATATAGAGTGGGATGAAATTATAGGCTCTGTAGCTGGTGATGATACTTTACTCTTAATAATTAAACCAAAAGAAAAAACAAAAATATTGTACGAAAGATTAGAAGGATTTATATAAGTGAATAAAAATTAAGAATAAATAGGCTTTCTAAAAGTTGGAGGAGGTTCATACTTATGTTAGTTGATCTTATTGTTAAAAATTTTGCTTTAATTGATGAATTAGAGATTCATTTTAGCGAAGGGTTAAATGTTTTAACAGGAGAAACTGGTGCAGGAAAATCTATAGTTATTGGGGCTTTGGAAATACTATTAGGTGCCAGGGCATCAATTGATTTAATACGAAAAGGGAAAGAAAAAGCTTATATTGAAGCTGCTTTTGAATCAAATAAAATTGATATAATTAATGATTATTTGCATAGTGTAGGAATAGAGCCAGATCCTCAATTACTTCTATTATCCAGAGAAATCAGAAGAAATGGAAATAATAGAAATAGGATAAATGGACAACTTGCAACAGCAGGAATGATTAAAGACATAAGTAAGTATTTGGTGGATATTCATGGGCAACATGAACATCAGCGATTGTTAGATTCAAATTCTCAATTGAATTTATTAGATGAATTTATAGCATTTGAAGAATTGGGAATACTTGATACTGTGCGTCAAAATTATATGAAAATTAGTAAAATAGACGAAGAATTATCTAAAATAGATATTGATGAAGCTGAAAAAGCAAGAACTATTGATCTCTTAGAGTTTCAATTAAATGAAATAGAAAGTGCAGCATTAAAAGATAATGAAATTGAAGATCTAGATCGCCAGTTTAAAATGATGGCGAATATGGAAGAAATCTATGCTAGTGTTGGGGAGATACAGAATAAACTTCAAGCAGATGCTTATAATGAATCATCAGTTTTGCAAAACATTACAAAATTCATGAAAAATCTAAATGAAATTCAGGACTATGATGATGAATTAAAAGAATTTTACGATCAGTTTTGTGATATTTATTATCAATTGGAGGATATTTCATTTAGAATTACTTCATATCATGAGAACTTAGAGTTTGACCAAAATAAATTAGGTGAAATAGAAAATAGATTAGCAATTATAGCATCATTACAGAGAAAATATGGGCAAAGTGTTGAGGAAATCAAAAAATATCAAATAGAAATAGAAGAAAGATTAAATGATTTTTTAATACAGGACCAGAAAATTGAGGATTTGACAAAAGAAAAGGAAAAATTCTTTGATATATATATGGCTAATGCTGAAAAACTATCGAAAATTCGTCATAATAAAGCTTTAGAATTAGAAAAAATGATTTCTCAGGAATTAAGTGATCTTGGTATGGAGAATACTATATTTAAGATTAATTTTAGCGAAAAAAAAGCAAGTAAAGATGGTATTGATAAAATTGAATTTATGATAGCACCAAATGTTGGAGAAGATTTAAAACCACTTTCTAAGATTGCTTCAGGTGGTGAACTTTCAAGAATAATGCTTGCGTTGAAGACTATAATAGCACATCTTGATCAAGTAGACACATTGGTATTTGATGAAGTAGATGCTGGTGTAGGAGGAAAAATAGCTCAGATGATGGCTGAAAAATTAGCTATTATTAGTAAGAGAAGACAGGTTTTATGTATTACCCATTTAGCTCAAATTGCAAGTATGGGAGATAATCATTTCTTTATTTCTAAAGAAGTTGGAGAGGAAAGAACAAGTACAAAAATTAGCAAACTTAATAAGGAAGAAAGAATGGAAGAAATAGCAAGAATGCTTGGAGGTATTGAGGAAAGTGATACAACATTAAAACACGCTGAGGAAATGTATGAATTTAATAAGCGAAAAAAAGTAGAATTAATATAATTATTTTTCTAATCAACTATTACGGAAGTCGTCAGCGTAGTTTTTGCTGACGTTGATTGATTAAATATGAAAGAGCTTTATTTAAAAATAAAGCTATAAAGTATAATAAAGAACGTATTTTACAGTAGAATAATAAGCTACCAATAAATAACTGAATAATGAGTTAATCCCGAGGGCATCTTCTATATATAGAGGTGCCTCTTTTTTTTGATTATAATAAATTTATTTCGTTTTCTTATTCAATTCAATATAGAGTTATAGAAAAAGATTTTTATAGAATAATTTGTATTGAAAAATAGGAGTGTGATGTTTTTGAAAAAAAAGATCGGGATTGGTCTTTTATTATGCTTATTTATTATTTTTTCTTCATATCTTTTTATAATTAATATTTTACCAACCTCATTTTCAATGATTCTAGGTAATGAATCTATATTAGAAGTGTACTTTCCTTTTAATTTATATGCTACAAGAAACGACCCGTCTAATATTGCAATT is a window of Halanaerobiaceae bacterium ANBcell28 DNA encoding:
- the folD gene encoding bifunctional methylenetetrahydrofolate dehydrogenase/methenyltetrahydrofolate cyclohydrolase FolD; translation: MSKIIDGKGIAVQIRKDLKKEVNELEKEGRVPGLTVVLVGDDPASETYVKYKERAANEIGIRSNIIKKSKDTTQEELLEVIDKLNKDNKVDGILVQLPLPNQIDEGAIIEAIDPSKDVDGFHPINTGRLFSGQKEKLFFEACTPKGIIELLDREGIEIEGKKAVVVGRSNIVGKPIAHLLLEKNATVTICHSRTSNLAKETLDADIIIAAVGRAEFIKGDMIKTDSVVIDVGINRVGKKLIGDVDFDEVSKKASYITPVPGGVGPMTIAMLMENTVKARRHHGV
- the xseA gene encoding exodeoxyribonuclease VII large subunit, encoding MEKNIFTITDITKYIKRLLTNDTILSDFWLTGEISNFHHHGSGHMYFTLKDENSCISSIMFRGHNSRLKYEVENGMKVIAHGYISIYEPRGTYQLYIDQLEPAGKGALYLAYEQLKMKLEKEGLFDERHKKKIPVLPKKIGIITSPTGAAIRDIISVVKRRFDNVSALIVPSLVQGENASAQLVQAIDYLNKRNDIDLIIISRGGGSIEDLWPFNEENLARAVYNSSIPIISGVGHETDFTIVDFVADLRAATPSAAAELAISSRNELEKYLDNLYNRIINNIQYKIEDRKKKLVNLSHKRVLMNPEELLAKKIQRIDDLSRRIEWQMDKIYKESNEKLRILAARMESLNPLKTLARGYSISIKNNKTITDIKNVNIGDLLETKLTNGKIYSKVIDVEEVENG
- the xseB gene encoding exodeoxyribonuclease VII small subunit, whose translation is MADSEMKFEKAVEDLEKIVEELEDGGLALDKSLDKFTEGIKLIKYCNQELNKAEKKIEMVVSEDGSYSETIPFEDKEEKD
- a CDS encoding polyprenyl synthetase family protein: MKDIKKKLKAYALEADEVLESLFKDEEEYIAKTLISSMKYTLFSGGKRLRPILTRMVAEMLDANMESALQLGAAIEMIHTYSLIHDDLPSMDDDKYRRGKETNHRVYGPGIAILAGDGLLTYAFNVLSKLPLAADKIIKIIELVSEGAGIEGMVGGQVLDLEAENKAISLEEMKAIHRAKTGALFRTSILAAAYCGETSKKEIEALEIYAENLGLTFQITDDILDVIGNEEKLGKKTGSDEKLDKSTYPKLLGLEGAKKEARKNAELAKEAIDIFDSESQDLKDLIDFILSRQS
- the dxs gene encoding 1-deoxy-D-xylulose-5-phosphate synthase, producing MGSLLDKINSPGDLKSLNIDQLNILAEELRNFIIYTVSDTGGHLASNLGVVELTIAMHYHLNSPKDKIIWDVGHQSYPHKILTGRREQFDTIRQYKGLSGYPKSQESIHDIIETGHSSTSISAALGLALARDLKKRNDRIYAVIGDGALTAGMAFEALNHAGHLGTNLTVILNDNGMSIAPNVGALSHYLSNIRIDPRVHKMKEDLEFIISKIPKIGSTVSNSVERIKDGLKYMFLSGILFEEMGFTYIGPLNGHNTDELINNFKKADLVEGPVLIHVNTKKGKGYKPAENQPSKFHGVSPFQIANGESKAEKKKLTYSQIFGKTMNKIAKDDEDLLGITAAMPVGTGLDIFRDQYQERFFDVGIAEQHAVTLASGLAKGGKKPVVALYSSFLQRAYDQVIHDLCIPNLPVTIAIDRSGLVGSDGETHQGTYDLSFLRIVPNMTIMAPRDENLLQHMLYTAVNLNSPAAIRYPRGEIIGVDMDTNLKNLALGKAEQLRDGKDLLIIAVGSTVYPSLEAANLLSKQGIEATVIDIRFIKPLDKELILEKVNEISNIIVVEEQALMGGLGSAVLELLSDNCINDLNFKRIGIPDVFVEHGSQSKMRSIYNLDSSGIFQEALELMSRKAEVSKWPRKNA
- a CDS encoding TlyA family RNA methyltransferase, with amino-acid sequence MASKKRLDSLVVERGFFENRSQAKRAIMAGMIIVDGQLVDKAGTQVKTDVKIGLKGEISPYVSRGGLKLEKALKVFALNPENKEAIDIGASTGGFTDCLLQNGASKVYAIDVGYGQLAWKLRQDKRVEVIERTNFRYLSKEQLAVEVPVIVTDVSFISLRLIIPAALKFLDDDGDIIALIKPQFEAGPDRVGKNGLVRDKNVHMDVILELMDFFKEINLKVLGLNFSPIMGANSKNIEFLVHLKKALDHDEDFITLYGHSNNHDISDYVKNLVEEAHNSLERS
- a CDS encoding NAD(+)/NADH kinase → MKKLIIAWRGVDFIPAIALVINTQKDKAFKLAEKVIKWLISREMTFYIEKQSAKYMNYEKGYSYRDLKDKADIVIVIGGDGTFLHTAHYFFGTSIPLLGINIGRLGFLTEIETDEIELALESLKSGNYNIEKRMILEAKVINNKKVVYHNFALNDFVIHRSEHARLVSINLFINNETISSYRADGIIIATPTGSTAYSLSAGGPIINPSIRTMIITPICPHNLYIRPMLISDQENITLKVDGDYSMSFTADGSYDYAIKPGDDIYINVAKNELCVVKLPGKTFYSILHEKMKVGLV
- the argR gene encoding arginine repressor, with translation MKSKRHLKIIDIIKSEEVGTQEELVDRLRSSGIDVTQATISRDIKKLGLIKVPDGYGAYKYSLPSERKQTDIHSWLKRMFRDFVVNMDYSENIIVLNTLPGTANGLGSAIDNIEWDEIIGSVAGDDTLLLIIKPKEKTKILYERLEGFI
- the recN gene encoding DNA repair protein RecN; translated protein: MLVDLIVKNFALIDELEIHFSEGLNVLTGETGAGKSIVIGALEILLGARASIDLIRKGKEKAYIEAAFESNKIDIINDYLHSVGIEPDPQLLLLSREIRRNGNNRNRINGQLATAGMIKDISKYLVDIHGQHEHQRLLDSNSQLNLLDEFIAFEELGILDTVRQNYMKISKIDEELSKIDIDEAEKARTIDLLEFQLNEIESAALKDNEIEDLDRQFKMMANMEEIYASVGEIQNKLQADAYNESSVLQNITKFMKNLNEIQDYDDELKEFYDQFCDIYYQLEDISFRITSYHENLEFDQNKLGEIENRLAIIASLQRKYGQSVEEIKKYQIEIEERLNDFLIQDQKIEDLTKEKEKFFDIYMANAEKLSKIRHNKALELEKMISQELSDLGMENTIFKINFSEKKASKDGIDKIEFMIAPNVGEDLKPLSKIASGGELSRIMLALKTIIAHLDQVDTLVFDEVDAGVGGKIAQMMAEKLAIISKRRQVLCITHLAQIASMGDNHFFISKEVGEERTSTKISKLNKEERMEEIARMLGGIEESDTTLKHAEEMYEFNKRKKVELI